One Prosthecomicrobium sp. N25 genomic region harbors:
- a CDS encoding LysR family transcriptional regulator has translation MELRHLRYFVAVAEERSFTRAAERLRVAQPPLSRQIQQLEAELGVGLIKRGSRPWTLTDAGQLVYEQAVQTIEKFESIPHVVRRFQEAKRARIGIGFVASTLYGYLPEVIRSYRAARPEVELNLLELTTFEQAAALKEGRIDVGFGRIPMEDSALRHQLLRNEPLVVAVPSGHALATRELPVRLGDLTDETVIVYPKHPRPSYADRVLSLFHAAGVKPTAVMEIKELQAALGLVAAGIGCCPVPASVQTLRRDKVVYRPLDEPDATAPIIMSSRWDDKSPEIKLILRLIKDIYAREGITFGK, from the coding sequence ATGGAGTTGCGCCATCTTCGCTACTTTGTGGCTGTTGCGGAGGAGCGCAGCTTCACTCGGGCAGCGGAGCGGCTCAGGGTGGCGCAGCCTCCGTTGAGCAGGCAGATCCAGCAGCTCGAGGCAGAACTTGGCGTCGGGCTGATTAAGCGCGGCAGCCGGCCCTGGACTCTGACCGATGCGGGACAGCTCGTTTATGAGCAGGCGGTCCAGACGATTGAGAAGTTCGAGTCGATCCCCCACGTCGTCAGGCGCTTTCAGGAGGCGAAGCGTGCCCGTATTGGCATCGGCTTCGTCGCGTCCACGCTCTACGGCTACCTCCCCGAGGTGATCCGCTCCTATCGCGCCGCGCGCCCGGAGGTGGAGCTCAATCTTCTTGAACTCACGACGTTCGAACAGGCGGCAGCGCTCAAGGAAGGTCGCATCGACGTCGGCTTCGGCAGGATCCCGATGGAAGACAGCGCCTTGCGCCATCAGCTCCTGCGAAACGAGCCGCTGGTCGTCGCCGTCCCGTCGGGCCACGCCTTGGCCACGCGGGAACTGCCCGTGCGCCTCGGCGACCTGACCGACGAAACGGTGATCGTTTATCCCAAGCATCCCCGGCCCAGCTACGCGGACCGGGTTCTGAGCCTGTTTCACGCAGCAGGCGTCAAACCGACGGCGGTGATGGAGATCAAGGAACTGCAGGCTGCGCTGGGGCTGGTGGCCGCGGGCATCGGGTGCTGCCCCGTCCCGGCATCGGTGCAGACGCTCCGCCGCGACAAGGTCGTCTATCGGCCGCTGGACGAGCCGGACGCCACGGCGCCCATCATCATGTCCTCCCGGTGGGACGACAAGTCGCCGGAGATCAAGCTCATCCTGCGGCTCATAAAGGACATTTACGCGCGCGAGGGCATCACCTTCGGCAAATAG
- a CDS encoding FAD/NAD(P)-binding protein, whose product MRMTLGQRVIVIGGGASGVLAAVNLSRTLGRDAEVVLVEPAEAPGRGLAYSTRDPQHLLNVRVSNMSAFPNDPDHFFRWLQRRGAAEGIGCATHFCFVPRRVYGAYLAQLFEDALMENVRHLRGSAVGIRLLPDGVDVSLSDGASIRGGAVILATGHDPRPPRGDAVRDAWDPEATAGLDPDAEVGILGTGLTMVDVVLTLRRQGHRGRIQAISRRGLMPAVHAVAAPRPIPREAVPIGAPLSRILAWLRGLVRAAARDGTDWRSVVDGLRPHTRALWQGMDRDQRARFLRHARPWWDVHRHRMAPAVAETIGNLSRDRRLDVTAAKVVAVGGGAGLEVTFRRRGTEALEVLRVARLIDATGLPSDVRTSPNPVIRSLIDQGLASVDDLALGLAVSDDYAIVDTGGRPSDRLYAVGPLCRGAMWEMIAIPDIRQQCAELADHLAALLQRPPLRSAG is encoded by the coding sequence AACCTGTCGCGGACCCTCGGCCGGGACGCCGAGGTGGTGCTCGTCGAGCCGGCCGAGGCGCCAGGCCGGGGCCTCGCCTACTCGACCCGGGACCCGCAGCATCTCCTCAACGTGCGCGTCTCCAACATGAGCGCCTTCCCCAACGACCCGGACCACTTCTTCCGCTGGCTGCAGCGGCGGGGCGCCGCCGAGGGGATCGGCTGCGCGACGCACTTCTGCTTCGTCCCGCGGCGCGTCTACGGCGCCTACCTGGCCCAGCTCTTCGAGGACGCCCTTATGGAGAACGTCCGCCACCTCCGGGGCTCGGCGGTCGGCATCCGCCTCCTGCCGGACGGCGTCGATGTCTCCCTCTCCGACGGGGCGTCGATCCGGGGCGGGGCCGTGATCCTCGCCACCGGACACGATCCGAGGCCCCCCAGGGGCGACGCGGTCAGGGACGCCTGGGACCCCGAGGCGACCGCAGGACTGGACCCGGACGCCGAGGTCGGCATCCTCGGGACCGGCCTGACCATGGTGGACGTGGTGCTGACCTTGCGCCGGCAGGGTCATCGCGGCCGGATCCAGGCGATCTCCCGACGCGGCCTCATGCCCGCCGTGCACGCCGTCGCCGCCCCGCGCCCGATCCCGCGCGAGGCGGTGCCGATCGGCGCGCCCCTCAGCCGGATCCTGGCCTGGCTGCGCGGGCTGGTCCGGGCGGCGGCCCGGGACGGCACGGATTGGCGCAGCGTCGTGGACGGCCTGCGGCCGCACACCCGCGCCTTGTGGCAAGGCATGGACCGGGACCAGCGCGCCCGCTTCCTGAGGCACGCCAGGCCCTGGTGGGACGTCCACCGCCACAGGATGGCCCCGGCGGTGGCCGAGACGATCGGCAACCTATCGCGCGATCGCCGGCTCGACGTGACCGCCGCCAAGGTGGTCGCGGTCGGCGGCGGAGCCGGGCTCGAGGTGACCTTCCGGCGGCGCGGGACTGAGGCGTTGGAAGTGCTGCGCGTGGCGCGCCTGATCGATGCGACCGGCCTTCCCTCGGACGTCCGCACCTCGCCGAACCCCGTCATCCGGTCGCTCATCGACCAGGGCCTCGCCAGTGTCGACGACCTCGCGCTCGGCCTCGCCGTCTCCGACGACTACGCGATCGTCGACACGGGCGGCCGCCCCTCCGACCGCCTCTACGCCGTCGGCCCCCTGTGTCGCGGGGCGATGTGGGAGATGATCGCGATCCCCGACATCCGCCAGCAATGCGCCGAGCTGGCCGACCACCTCGCCGCCCTCCTCCAGCGCCCCCCGCTCCGCTCCGCCGGCTGA